The following proteins are encoded in a genomic region of Spirosoma sp. SC4-14:
- a CDS encoding MFS transporter, giving the protein MTSPATQFESSAPNKWIILGTVMFGTFMSTLDSSIVNIALPTIRRELNAGDSVEWVVLCYLLTTTSTLLIMGKLSDWTGRRQLYITGFCVFVFGSLLCGLAWNLWSLVAFRVVQGLGASMIYAIGPAIISDTFAPNERGQALGLMGSVVAAGSSAGPVIGGLLLGKFGWASIFFVNVPIGLIAIWRAWTILPKSPKANAQQFDLVGAGLFLVGVTSLLTGLDFGPEPRYGWNDALVIALLSIGAVLLLLFLVWEMRVKEPMLRLGLFRIRPFTSAIMAAFCGFVASGGNLFVIPFFLQQLLKLNPERAGLVLLAGPLTLSVVAPLGGYLSGRISTRWLSSVGLLITAGGYFAFSFLDDHWTWQEVVWRSSLVSLGFGLFQSPNSSSALNAAPLAQRGIASSMIAFMRNLGFVVGIALAAAVWYSVRNRYALANHTSSEAPPAQLLGMHYAYLTMAGLVFAGALISFTRGQNPAP; this is encoded by the coding sequence GTGACCTCTCCAGCCACTCAGTTCGAATCATCGGCCCCTAATAAATGGATCATTCTGGGCACAGTGATGTTCGGTACGTTCATGTCTACACTCGATAGCAGCATTGTCAACATTGCCTTACCAACCATCCGTCGGGAGTTGAATGCTGGAGATAGTGTTGAATGGGTCGTTCTCTGCTATTTGCTTACCACAACCAGCACCCTGCTAATTATGGGCAAACTGTCGGACTGGACCGGTCGGCGGCAACTGTACATAACGGGTTTCTGTGTATTTGTTTTCGGTTCGCTGCTCTGCGGGCTAGCCTGGAATCTATGGTCGCTGGTGGCTTTTCGGGTAGTTCAGGGATTGGGAGCCTCCATGATTTATGCTATTGGCCCGGCCATCATCAGCGATACGTTTGCCCCGAATGAGCGGGGACAGGCACTGGGGCTAATGGGGTCGGTAGTGGCAGCGGGTTCCAGCGCAGGCCCCGTGATTGGCGGATTACTGCTCGGCAAATTTGGCTGGGCCAGTATTTTCTTCGTAAACGTACCAATTGGACTGATTGCTATCTGGCGAGCCTGGACCATTTTGCCGAAAAGTCCTAAAGCAAACGCCCAACAGTTCGATTTGGTTGGAGCAGGCTTGTTTTTAGTAGGCGTTACATCCTTACTTACCGGACTTGATTTTGGCCCAGAACCTCGCTACGGCTGGAACGACGCGCTCGTAATAGCGCTTTTGTCGATTGGGGCTGTGCTATTGCTCCTGTTTCTTGTCTGGGAAATGCGGGTTAAAGAGCCTATGCTTCGGCTGGGCCTGTTCCGCATTCGTCCGTTCACCTCGGCCATTATGGCTGCCTTTTGCGGTTTTGTTGCATCGGGCGGCAATCTGTTTGTGATTCCGTTCTTTTTACAGCAATTGCTGAAACTAAACCCAGAACGGGCCGGGCTGGTTTTGCTGGCGGGTCCATTAACCCTCAGCGTTGTGGCTCCATTGGGGGGCTACTTATCCGGCCGAATCAGTACGCGCTGGTTATCCAGTGTAGGACTACTAATCACGGCCGGAGGTTATTTTGCCTTTAGTTTTCTGGACGACCATTGGACCTGGCAGGAGGTGGTCTGGCGGAGTTCGCTGGTCAGCCTGGGATTTGGTTTATTTCAGTCGCCCAATAGCAGCAGCGCCCTCAATGCAGCGCCATTGGCCCAACGGGGCATTGCCAGTAGCATGATTGCGTTTATGCGAAATTTAGGATTTGTGGTTGGCATTGCCCTGGCAGCCGCTGTTTGGTACAGCGTCCGCAATCGATATGCATTGGCCAATCATACATCGTCCGAAGCCCCGCCAGCCCAGCTACTGGGAATGCATTACGCCTATCTGACAATGGCCGGGCTGGTATTTGCCGGTGCCCTCATCTCCTTCACCCGCGGTCAGAACCCGGCCCCGTAG
- a CDS encoding Dabb family protein yields MNEQSRRSFVKHSVAAGLGAALPATTELAPKELFVHHVLFYLKNPGSEADKAKLLEGLNKLAKCPTIKLVNIGTPAATNRDVIERTYTYSWLCFFDSPADEESYQKHPIHDDFRNNYSSLWDKVVIYDSIGPKR; encoded by the coding sequence ATGAATGAGCAATCGCGCAGATCATTTGTTAAACATAGTGTAGCCGCCGGTTTAGGGGCTGCTCTTCCGGCCACAACCGAACTTGCTCCAAAAGAATTGTTTGTCCATCACGTGCTCTTTTACCTGAAAAATCCGGGTAGTGAGGCCGATAAGGCAAAGTTGCTGGAAGGATTGAACAAACTCGCCAAATGCCCAACCATTAAACTGGTGAATATTGGTACGCCCGCTGCCACCAATCGTGATGTAATTGAGCGAACCTACACCTATTCCTGGCTTTGTTTTTTCGATAGTCCAGCCGATGAAGAAAGCTATCAGAAACATCCCATCCACGACGATTTTCGAAATAATTATTCTTCGCTCTGGGACAAAGTAGTTATTTATGATTCGATAGGCCCAAAGCGTTAG
- a CDS encoding sugar phosphate isomerase/epimerase, with protein MKNSPTRRQFLGTAAALVSGVAVGSNKLFGAPAIIRSLDKPNSLIDGVQIGVITYSFRDMPDQSAEATLQYVLDSGINAIELMGGPAESFAGAPKNTVDMRSVFPLMRKRSAKQELTDDEKKQLDEAEAQMKAYRAELTKWRLSAPMDKFEQVRKLYNQAGVKIYAFKPDAFGMQSSDGEINYGMKAAKLLGANQVTLEHPSNDAHTLRLGKLAEKNGIRVAYHGHEQQTPTFWDTALAQSPANAINFDLGHYVAAGNPDPLIFLKEKHNRIASMHMKDRQTAEHGKGNLPWGQGDTPIKQVLKLMHEQKYTFPAVVELEYKVPEGSTSVAEVRKCVNFCRNALS; from the coding sequence ATGAAAAACTCTCCGACACGGCGTCAGTTTTTAGGAACCGCAGCAGCACTCGTTTCTGGGGTGGCGGTGGGCAGTAATAAACTGTTTGGCGCTCCTGCTATTATTCGAAGTCTGGATAAGCCAAATTCGCTCATCGACGGCGTGCAGATTGGTGTTATCACTTATTCGTTTCGGGATATGCCCGACCAAAGTGCCGAAGCGACTCTTCAGTACGTATTAGACTCGGGTATTAATGCTATTGAGCTGATGGGCGGTCCGGCCGAATCATTTGCGGGAGCGCCCAAAAATACGGTTGATATGCGGTCTGTTTTTCCGCTGATGCGAAAACGTTCTGCGAAACAGGAGCTTACCGACGACGAAAAGAAGCAACTCGACGAGGCCGAAGCGCAAATGAAAGCCTACCGGGCCGAACTTACCAAATGGCGGCTATCGGCTCCTATGGATAAGTTTGAGCAGGTACGTAAACTGTATAATCAGGCGGGGGTAAAAATCTATGCATTTAAACCCGATGCCTTTGGTATGCAAAGTTCCGATGGTGAAATTAACTACGGAATGAAGGCCGCTAAACTTTTGGGTGCCAATCAGGTTACGCTCGAACACCCCAGCAACGATGCGCATACGCTTCGATTAGGTAAACTGGCGGAAAAAAACGGAATTCGGGTTGCCTATCATGGCCATGAACAGCAAACCCCCACCTTCTGGGACACCGCACTGGCTCAGTCGCCTGCCAACGCCATCAATTTCGATTTAGGGCACTACGTTGCGGCAGGTAACCCCGATCCGCTCATATTCCTGAAAGAAAAACACAACCGCATTGCCAGTATGCACATGAAAGACCGGCAAACCGCCGAGCACGGAAAAGGAAATTTGCCGTGGGGGCAGGGCGATACGCCGATTAAGCAGGTATTGAAACTGATGCACGAACAGAAATATACATTCCCGGCGGTGGTTGAGCTGGAGTATAAAGTACCCGAAGGCTCAACTTCGGTAGCCGAAGTCAGGAAGTGCGTTAATTTTTGCCGGAATGCGCTAAGCTAG
- a CDS encoding efflux RND transporter periplasmic adaptor subunit produces the protein MKPFIRLVWPVSLAAGIAACSSSGNDTKQNAHPDVAEPQIVTVAVRALQPSKRVTLPGELKPWNRVSIYAKVKGFVRDIPVDRGTFVRKGQLLARLDAPEVLSELSQAQAQVQAQEAALVEQTTRARASRLTYTRLQQTARMEGAVSANELDQALAKMQADSAMVAVAKGSVQAARSNYQAKTELRQYLTITAPFDGMIIERNISPGALVGAADNGKPLFVLEDSRTLRLTVAIPETFANQLPAKSSVSFTVNAIPERLFNAKLARSAESLVETNRAMMAEFDVNNTSHELKSGMYADVTLPIERSSQTLFVPATSVVSSSEKMFVIRVRNNHAQWVSVQKGNVVDSLVEVFGDLKQGEPIVKAASEEIRDGQAIKTK, from the coding sequence ATGAAACCGTTTATTCGATTAGTCTGGCCGGTATCGCTGGCCGCTGGCATAGCCGCCTGTTCATCCTCTGGCAACGATACCAAACAGAATGCTCACCCAGACGTAGCCGAACCTCAGATAGTTACCGTTGCCGTACGGGCCTTGCAACCCAGTAAACGGGTTACACTACCGGGTGAGCTGAAACCCTGGAACCGGGTGAGTATCTACGCTAAAGTGAAAGGGTTCGTGCGCGATATTCCCGTCGATCGGGGAACGTTCGTTCGGAAAGGTCAGCTATTGGCCCGGCTCGATGCACCAGAAGTGCTTTCCGAACTGAGTCAGGCGCAGGCGCAGGTACAGGCGCAGGAAGCAGCTTTGGTTGAACAAACGACCCGCGCCCGCGCCAGTCGGCTCACCTACACTCGGCTTCAGCAAACCGCCCGAATGGAAGGAGCGGTGTCGGCCAACGAGCTGGATCAGGCTCTGGCCAAAATGCAGGCCGACAGCGCAATGGTTGCCGTAGCTAAAGGATCAGTGCAGGCTGCCCGTTCGAACTACCAGGCCAAAACCGAACTTCGACAATACCTGACCATTACGGCACCCTTCGACGGAATGATTATCGAACGAAATATCAGCCCCGGCGCTCTGGTGGGTGCTGCCGACAACGGAAAACCGCTTTTTGTACTGGAAGACAGCCGAACCCTGCGCCTGACGGTGGCTATTCCCGAAACATTTGCCAATCAGCTACCGGCCAAAAGTTCGGTTTCGTTTACGGTCAATGCCATTCCCGAACGTCTGTTCAATGCCAAACTGGCCCGCAGCGCCGAAAGTCTGGTTGAAACCAACCGCGCCATGATGGCTGAATTTGATGTTAACAACACCTCGCACGAACTAAAATCGGGCATGTATGCCGATGTAACATTACCCATCGAGCGTTCATCTCAGACATTGTTCGTGCCTGCCACATCGGTGGTGAGTTCGAGCGAAAAAATGTTCGTGATTCGGGTCCGCAACAATCATGCGCAATGGGTCTCGGTGCAGAAAGGCAACGTAGTCGACAGTCTGGTCGAAGTCTTTGGCGACCTGAAACAGGGCGAACCTATTGTTAAAGCGGCATCCGAAGAAATACGGGACGGACAGGCTATAAAAACGAAGTAA
- a CDS encoding SRPBCC domain-containing protein, whose amino-acid sequence MENQLIIENTILINAAPAAVWDALTNPEQTKKYMFGCEPITDWQVGSPLLWKGSFDGTELVAVKGTILKIEPGYFLTYTTIDPNSAIEDIPENYLTVTYAVSAEGKQTRLAVTQGNYATVADGEKRYQDTLSEGGWNAVLEQIKQILEVNRVI is encoded by the coding sequence ATGGAAAACCAGTTGATTATTGAAAACACGATTCTGATTAATGCCGCACCAGCAGCCGTTTGGGATGCCCTGACCAATCCGGAGCAAACAAAAAAGTATATGTTTGGCTGTGAGCCCATAACCGACTGGCAGGTGGGCAGTCCGCTGTTGTGGAAAGGAAGTTTTGATGGAACCGAACTGGTTGCCGTGAAAGGAACGATTCTGAAAATTGAACCTGGATACTTTCTGACCTACACCACAATTGACCCTAATTCGGCCATTGAAGACATACCGGAAAATTATTTGACCGTTACTTATGCTGTATCGGCAGAAGGAAAGCAAACCCGTCTAGCTGTTACACAGGGCAATTATGCAACTGTGGCCGACGGCGAAAAACGCTACCAGGATACACTGAGCGAAGGCGGCTGGAACGCTGTATTAGAGCAGATAAAACAGATTCTCGAAGTTAACAGGGTGATATAA
- a CDS encoding efflux RND transporter permease subunit: MYNIIRSALRKPISVVVAVLGLLFFSVMSLFTIPVDIFPNLDLPTIYVVQPYGGMAPDQMDGFIATRYQDHFLYVSGIRDVDVKTIQGLSLIKLSFYPGTDMAQAAAEVANNVSRAKAYMPEGTVPPQVVRFDASSVPVGQLVFESPSRSLNEIQDFASSRVRPMFSRIPGVSSPPPFGGNQRTIVIKVNPQLVRSYQLTPEEVIKSIVTNNQPSPAGNIRIGDKALMTPVNSLVKRPDDFLNIPIRVGSGPTVFVRDIATVEDGADVTVSYALINGRRAVYIPVVKKSDASTLDVVSNIRKAMPELQAAVPEDIKISYEFDQSVYVTNALKSLVTEGILGAVLTGLMVLLFLRDWRSVIIVVVTIPISILSAVIMLNLCGQTINIMTLSGLALAIGILVDQATVTIENIHQHLETGKPKAVAIWDACKEIVFPEFLILLAILAVFAPAFVMSGVPRSMFLPLSLSVGFAMIASFLLSQTFVPVLANWLLKSHPEHEAPTLALDAQERHAIIDDAAHKSTHPTGFEKFKQRYSTLLENVLNRRGLVVGSYLAGSLALIVVCFMVIGTDILPHGNSHQFQMRLRIPDGTRVERTELATLKVLDIIKDEVGAENVEISSAYVGTVPSSYGTSNIFVFNSGPHEAVMQVSLNEEHPVKMDDLKEQLRTRIAKALPNANVSFEPIELTEKIMSQGSATPIEVTVAAKDLKEAGRFANKIREQMAKIDFLRDVQIAQPLAYPVLNVTMNRERAGQLGVTSTQVARSMVAATSSSRFTDKNLWLDDAKGLAYQVQVQIPEYQMSSTNDIGNIPLKSGAMHPLLSDVATFSEGTTPGEYDRAGPNRLVTITANLQKKDLGTAQKAVEQAIRNAGEPPRGVIVEMGGQTSLLTDTLSSLQTGLLVAIVIIFLLLAANYQSFKLSLVILSAIPAVVAGALLMLLACGATLNLQSYMGLIMSVGVSVANAILMVTNAENLRLDVGDSRKAVVLAANSRIRPILMTSIAMIAGMVPMASGLGEGGDQIAPLGQAVIGGLIASTLAALLILPCVFNQLQAKSSTQSVSLDPEDPESKFFNNQLTPAPAVRSL; this comes from the coding sequence ATGTATAATATCATTCGATCTGCGTTGCGGAAGCCGATTTCGGTGGTGGTAGCCGTGCTTGGGTTGCTCTTCTTTTCCGTCATGTCGCTGTTTACGATTCCGGTCGATATTTTCCCCAACCTCGATCTGCCCACCATCTATGTTGTGCAGCCCTATGGTGGTATGGCTCCAGACCAGATGGACGGTTTTATTGCAACCCGCTATCAGGATCACTTCCTGTATGTGTCGGGCATTCGCGATGTCGACGTGAAAACCATACAGGGCCTATCGCTTATCAAACTCTCCTTTTATCCGGGTACCGATATGGCCCAGGCCGCTGCCGAAGTGGCCAACAACGTTTCCCGGGCAAAAGCCTATATGCCCGAAGGAACCGTACCTCCGCAGGTTGTTCGGTTCGATGCCAGTTCGGTTCCGGTTGGTCAGTTAGTCTTCGAAAGCCCCAGTCGCTCGTTGAACGAAATTCAGGATTTTGCTTCGTCGCGGGTGCGGCCCATGTTCTCCCGAATTCCGGGCGTATCCAGTCCTCCGCCCTTCGGAGGTAACCAGCGAACCATTGTTATCAAAGTGAACCCGCAACTGGTCCGCAGTTATCAACTTACTCCCGAAGAGGTTATCAAATCCATCGTCACCAACAATCAGCCATCGCCCGCCGGTAATATTCGTATTGGCGACAAAGCGTTGATGACACCAGTGAACTCGCTGGTTAAACGCCCTGACGACTTCCTGAACATACCAATTCGGGTAGGCTCGGGCCCAACAGTCTTTGTGCGCGATATTGCTACAGTTGAAGATGGTGCCGACGTCACGGTGAGTTATGCTCTCATCAATGGTCGTCGGGCAGTTTATATTCCGGTGGTCAAAAAATCGGATGCCTCAACACTGGATGTGGTTAGCAATATCCGGAAAGCTATGCCCGAATTACAGGCAGCGGTTCCTGAAGACATTAAAATCTCGTATGAATTCGATCAGTCGGTCTACGTAACCAATGCCCTGAAAAGCCTCGTAACGGAAGGTATTCTGGGTGCTGTGCTAACGGGTCTGATGGTGCTGCTGTTTCTGCGCGACTGGCGCAGTGTAATTATTGTGGTCGTTACGATTCCCATTTCGATCCTGTCGGCAGTGATTATGCTCAACTTATGTGGGCAAACCATCAACATCATGACCCTATCGGGGCTGGCACTAGCCATCGGGATTCTGGTCGACCAGGCCACGGTAACGATTGAAAACATTCACCAGCATCTGGAAACGGGTAAACCCAAAGCCGTAGCCATCTGGGACGCCTGTAAGGAAATCGTCTTTCCCGAATTTCTGATTCTGCTGGCGATTCTGGCCGTTTTCGCCCCCGCGTTTGTGATGAGTGGCGTTCCCCGATCCATGTTTCTTCCGTTATCGCTATCGGTAGGTTTTGCCATGATTGCGTCGTTCCTGCTTTCGCAGACTTTTGTGCCGGTGCTGGCCAACTGGCTACTGAAAAGTCATCCCGAGCACGAAGCTCCCACGCTTGCTCTCGATGCACAGGAACGCCACGCCATTATTGATGACGCAGCCCATAAAAGCACCCACCCAACTGGTTTCGAAAAGTTTAAACAGCGGTATTCAACCCTTCTGGAAAACGTGCTGAATCGCCGGGGACTGGTTGTGGGGAGCTATCTGGCGGGCTCTCTGGCCTTGATTGTTGTTTGTTTTATGGTGATCGGTACCGACATTCTACCCCACGGCAATAGTCATCAGTTTCAGATGCGATTGCGGATTCCCGACGGAACACGCGTAGAACGCACCGAACTGGCCACGCTGAAAGTGCTCGATATTATAAAGGATGAAGTTGGCGCCGAAAACGTAGAAATATCATCGGCTTACGTCGGCACCGTTCCATCCAGCTATGGAACCTCCAACATCTTTGTGTTCAATAGCGGCCCCCACGAAGCGGTGATGCAAGTCTCGCTGAACGAAGAGCATCCGGTAAAGATGGACGACCTGAAAGAGCAGTTGCGTACCCGCATTGCCAAAGCCCTGCCTAATGCCAATGTGTCGTTTGAGCCGATCGAGCTTACCGAAAAAATTATGAGCCAGGGCTCTGCAACGCCCATCGAAGTAACCGTTGCGGCCAAAGACCTGAAAGAAGCCGGACGGTTTGCGAACAAAATCCGTGAACAAATGGCCAAAATCGATTTCCTGCGCGATGTACAGATTGCCCAGCCATTGGCGTATCCAGTTCTGAATGTAACCATGAACCGCGAACGGGCCGGACAACTGGGCGTTACGTCGACACAGGTAGCCCGGTCTATGGTGGCAGCCACTTCGTCGAGCCGATTTACAGACAAAAATCTCTGGCTCGATGATGCCAAAGGACTCGCTTATCAGGTTCAGGTTCAAATTCCCGAATACCAGATGAGCAGCACCAACGACATCGGTAATATTCCGCTGAAAAGTGGAGCCATGCACCCACTGCTTTCTGATGTAGCAACGTTCTCCGAAGGAACTACCCCCGGCGAATACGACCGCGCTGGCCCAAATCGACTGGTGACCATTACGGCCAACCTACAGAAAAAAGACCTCGGTACGGCCCAGAAAGCAGTAGAGCAGGCCATCCGGAATGCGGGCGAACCGCCCCGCGGTGTTATTGTTGAGATGGGTGGGCAGACCAGTCTGCTGACCGATACGCTGAGCAGTTTACAAACAGGGTTGCTGGTTGCCATTGTCATTATCTTCCTGTTGCTGGCTGCAAATTATCAGTCGTTTAAACTCTCGCTCGTGATTCTGTCGGCCATTCCGGCCGTAGTTGCCGGAGCGTTGCTGATGTTGCTGGCCTGTGGTGCCACGCTGAATCTGCAATCGTACATGGGATTAATCATGTCGGTGGGTGTATCGGTTGCCAATGCCATTCTGATGGTGACAAACGCAGAAAACTTGCGGCTGGATGTTGGCGATAGCCGCAAGGCCGTTGTGCTGGCAGCTAACAGCCGGATTCGGCCCATTCTTATGACCAGCATTGCCATGATTGCTGGCATGGTACCAATGGCATCGGGACTTGGCGAAGGGGGCGATCAGATTGCCCCACTTGGTCAGGCTGTTATTGGTGGTCTGATTGCCTCTACACTGGCAGCCCTACTGATTCTCCCCTGCGTATTTAACCAGCTCCAGGCTAAATCAAGTACGCAATCGGTATCTCTCGACCCGGAAGATCCGGAGAGCAAATTCTTTAACAATCAACTGACCCCGGCACCGGCGGTCCGCTCCCTATGA
- a CDS encoding acetamidase/formamidase family protein yields MTTSRREFLRNTTQSGLAALALNALPAEASAFSSADELAELRALKPDHIVRSLPENMVWGYFGADVPPAYNVKDGDVVEIQTVNPSGVSRTNPEEFYTKNQLPIDAHAQEVIAILKNVKPEPSGIRGHMLTGPVYIEGAEPGDSLEIRILDLTFPAGFGVNSVWPGGGGIPDEVKTRETFVYRYDAKRKVATLKEGVEIPLKPFMGVMALAPPPETGRVSSIPPAFFGGNLDIKHLVKGTTLHLPVSVAGGLFTTGDGHGAQGNGEVSGVAIETAINLTVKFIVHKGKPLKMPRAETPTHFIAVGLDKDLNKAMKNALSEACAFINNELGFTFNEALSIASTGVDFEVSQVVDQTLGVHAMIPKSIFTKKKFTYWT; encoded by the coding sequence ATGACAACATCGCGACGTGAATTTCTACGAAACACTACCCAAAGTGGCCTTGCTGCCCTTGCTCTAAACGCGCTTCCTGCTGAGGCATCCGCCTTTTCTTCGGCGGACGAATTGGCTGAATTGCGGGCACTGAAACCTGATCATATTGTGCGCTCGCTCCCGGAGAATATGGTCTGGGGTTATTTTGGCGCCGATGTACCACCGGCCTACAACGTGAAAGATGGTGATGTGGTCGAAATTCAGACGGTGAATCCGTCGGGGGTGAGCCGAACAAACCCGGAAGAATTTTACACCAAAAATCAATTGCCCATCGATGCGCACGCACAGGAGGTAATTGCCATCCTGAAGAATGTAAAACCAGAACCATCGGGAATTCGTGGGCATATGCTGACGGGGCCAGTATATATAGAAGGTGCGGAGCCGGGCGATAGCCTGGAAATTCGGATTCTCGACCTGACCTTTCCGGCTGGATTTGGTGTCAACAGCGTTTGGCCCGGCGGTGGTGGTATTCCCGATGAGGTGAAAACGCGTGAAACGTTCGTGTATCGTTACGATGCTAAACGGAAGGTGGCCACGTTGAAAGAGGGCGTTGAAATTCCGCTAAAGCCATTTATGGGGGTTATGGCCCTGGCGCCACCGCCCGAAACCGGACGCGTAAGCTCGATTCCTCCGGCATTTTTTGGTGGCAATCTCGACATTAAACACCTGGTGAAAGGAACAACGCTCCATTTGCCAGTTTCGGTGGCTGGTGGCCTGTTTACCACTGGCGATGGACACGGTGCGCAGGGTAACGGTGAAGTAAGTGGAGTGGCTATCGAAACGGCAATTAATCTGACGGTCAAGTTCATTGTCCACAAAGGCAAACCATTGAAAATGCCCCGTGCCGAAACGCCCACTCATTTCATTGCCGTCGGTCTGGATAAAGACCTGAACAAGGCCATGAAAAATGCACTCTCAGAAGCCTGCGCCTTCATCAACAATGAATTAGGGTTTACGTTCAACGAAGCGCTGTCGATAGCCAGTACGGGCGTCGATTTCGAAGTGAGCCAGGTTGTCGATCAGACGCTGGGTGTGCATGCCATGATTCCTAAGTCGATTTTTACGAAGAAAAAGTTTACGTATTGGACATGA
- a CDS encoding DUF2147 domain-containing protein: protein MNAHRLVALLLLLTVTLSAFSSQPGNPDAVLGKWLSARKKNQVQIYKQGNKYYGKLVWMAEPNDPLTNKPKVDSQNPDEKLRNRPLMNLPILSNLVYKGGNVWAEGQIYNPEDGKTYNCDVTLKDENSMDFHGYILGMPFLGKTKTWTRVK, encoded by the coding sequence ATGAATGCACACCGCCTTGTTGCCTTGCTCTTACTACTTACGGTGACACTTTCGGCTTTCTCTTCTCAACCGGGCAACCCCGATGCTGTACTTGGCAAGTGGTTGAGTGCTCGAAAGAAGAATCAGGTTCAGATTTATAAACAGGGCAACAAATACTATGGAAAGCTGGTCTGGATGGCCGAGCCAAACGATCCGTTGACCAACAAACCCAAAGTAGATAGCCAAAACCCCGACGAGAAGCTACGAAACCGCCCATTGATGAATCTGCCAATTTTGAGTAATCTGGTCTACAAAGGCGGAAATGTCTGGGCCGAAGGTCAGATCTATAATCCAGAAGATGGAAAAACGTATAATTGCGATGTCACGCTAAAAGATGAGAATTCGATGGATTTTCACGGCTATATTCTGGGAATGCCCTTTCTTGGGAAAACCAAAACCTGGACTCGGGTGAAGTAA
- a CDS encoding YrdB family protein → MQLLKGLNQAVYFLLELCMLGAFGYAGFQNSQHPYGKYLLAIGLPLLAAAVWGVFAAPRSTHQLGFPYRTLFVLAIFGLAFFMLYQTGYSRLAITLGILAVISELISLVIG, encoded by the coding sequence ATGCAGCTATTGAAAGGACTTAATCAGGCCGTTTATTTTTTGCTGGAACTCTGTATGTTGGGCGCTTTTGGCTATGCAGGATTTCAGAATAGCCAGCATCCCTACGGGAAGTATCTGCTCGCTATAGGCTTACCGCTACTAGCAGCAGCAGTATGGGGTGTTTTTGCGGCTCCCCGCTCCACCCATCAATTGGGCTTTCCGTATCGAACCCTCTTTGTGCTGGCTATATTTGGGCTTGCTTTCTTTATGCTATACCAAACGGGTTATTCCCGTTTAGCCATAACGTTAGGTATACTGGCTGTGATTAGTGAATTGATATCATTAGTAATTGGCTGA
- a CDS encoding RidA family protein → MKKQLLWLIPMRFFISFLLVLSVVVSVSAQTKQIIQPKSVPPMPYPFSLGVISNGFLFVAGQVGTDPQTGKLVAGGIEAETTQTIQNIKTILEAGGATLDDVVSVTVYLSNMDEFPKMNAAYQKFFKAGSYPARTTVGVSKLVFGAAVEITMTAAIPH, encoded by the coding sequence GTGAAAAAACAGCTACTCTGGCTTATCCCAATGCGATTCTTCATTTCTTTCCTGCTCGTTCTGAGCGTAGTGGTTTCAGTTTCGGCGCAAACTAAACAGATTATTCAGCCTAAAAGCGTCCCGCCAATGCCCTACCCTTTTAGCCTGGGGGTAATTAGCAATGGATTTTTATTTGTAGCCGGTCAGGTTGGCACCGACCCGCAAACGGGCAAACTAGTGGCCGGTGGTATTGAAGCCGAAACAACCCAGACGATCCAGAATATAAAAACCATTCTGGAAGCAGGGGGCGCTACTTTGGATGACGTTGTGTCGGTAACCGTATACCTGAGTAATATGGATGAATTTCCGAAGATGAATGCCGCCTACCAGAAATTCTTCAAAGCTGGTAGCTACCCCGCCCGAACAACCGTTGGTGTATCCAAACTGGTATTTGGAGCCGCCGTTGAAATAACGATGACAGCGGCTATCCCTCACTGA